In Bacillus sp. FJAT-45037, the following are encoded in one genomic region:
- a CDS encoding response regulator translates to MNETKQIRIVLIDDHQLFREGVKRILALEPGFEIVADGEDGSEAMGLVEEHNPDVILMDINMPKVNGVEATKELIAKYPNVRVLILSIHDDETYVTHVLKTGASGYLLKEMDANSLIEAVKVVASGGSYIHPKVTHNLIKEYRRLATEDDKHEDSIGFREVEFRKPLHILTRRECEVLQLMTDGQSNRTIGESLFISEKTVKNHVSNILQKMSVNDRTQAVVEAIKKGYVIVR, encoded by the coding sequence ATGAATGAAACGAAACAGATTCGTATTGTATTAATTGATGACCATCAATTGTTCCGAGAAGGTGTAAAGCGAATTTTGGCACTAGAGCCAGGATTTGAGATTGTTGCAGATGGTGAAGATGGTTCCGAAGCAATGGGACTTGTTGAAGAGCACAATCCGGACGTTATATTAATGGACATTAATATGCCAAAAGTCAATGGGGTTGAAGCAACAAAAGAATTAATTGCAAAATACCCGAATGTCAGAGTATTAATCTTGTCAATCCATGACGATGAAACGTATGTCACGCATGTCCTAAAAACAGGGGCGTCAGGTTATTTATTGAAAGAGATGGATGCCAATTCCTTGATCGAAGCGGTTAAAGTCGTCGCTTCAGGTGGATCATACATTCACCCGAAAGTGACACATAACCTAATTAAAGAATATCGCAGACTGGCAACAGAAGATGATAAGCACGAAGATTCGATTGGTTTCCGTGAAGTAGAATTCCGCAAACCGCTTCACATCTTAACGCGTCGTGAGTGTGAAGTGTTGCAACTTATGACAGATGGCCAAAGTAACCGTACGATTGGTGAGTCTCTCTTCATTAGTGAGAAGACCGTTAAAAACCATGTAAGTAACATTTTGCAAAAGATGAGCGTCAATGATCGTACGCAAGCCGTTGTCGAAGCGATCAAAAAAGGATATGTCATCGTTCGTTAA
- a CDS encoding sensor histidine kinase, with translation MVDMKMLDKIIDQTLDTVGQSREQIFDISEESRQEYQTLQKELQDVRTCVANIIEKTDRTNLHARFARNRLVEVSKAFDRFSQDEIKIAYEQANDFQIQLTVLQQEEIKLRERRDHIERRLINLNETIERAEHLAGQMSVVYNFLSSDLRQVGEVIEDAREKQKFGLKIIEAQEAERKKLSREIHDGPAQMMANVLLRSELIERIYQERGIDEALNEIRDLRKMVKISLAEVRRIIYDLRPMALDDLGLVPTLSKYLANFEEHNRINVTFKHIGRDKRIPEEYEVALFRMVQEGVQNAYKHAESTEIKVKIEIKPTKVIIIIKDDGKGFDTKNLKEGTFGLMGMKERVNMLKGELTIQSKINVGTCISIVVPM, from the coding sequence ATGGTTGATATGAAGATGTTAGATAAGATAATTGATCAAACGTTAGATACCGTCGGACAAAGTCGAGAGCAGATCTTCGACATCAGTGAAGAGTCGAGACAGGAGTATCAAACACTACAAAAAGAATTGCAGGATGTGCGGACGTGTGTCGCGAATATTATTGAAAAAACAGATCGCACAAACTTGCATGCCAGATTTGCGAGAAACCGCTTAGTTGAAGTGAGCAAGGCATTCGACCGATTCAGCCAAGATGAAATTAAGATAGCCTACGAACAAGCGAATGACTTTCAAATTCAACTAACCGTCTTGCAGCAAGAAGAAATTAAGCTAAGAGAACGACGTGACCATATTGAACGAAGGCTCATTAATCTCAATGAAACGATTGAGCGAGCTGAGCATTTAGCGGGTCAAATGTCGGTCGTGTATAATTTCCTTTCGAGTGACTTACGTCAAGTAGGGGAAGTCATAGAAGATGCAAGAGAGAAACAGAAGTTTGGCTTAAAGATTATCGAGGCACAGGAAGCAGAAAGAAAGAAGCTTTCCCGTGAAATCCATGATGGGCCTGCCCAAATGATGGCAAATGTCCTCTTACGGTCTGAGCTAATAGAACGAATTTATCAAGAGCGAGGCATTGATGAAGCGTTAAATGAAATTCGTGACCTGAGAAAGATGGTTAAAATTTCACTTGCGGAAGTAAGGCGGATTATTTACGATTTGAGACCAATGGCTCTAGATGATCTAGGGTTGGTCCCGACTTTATCAAAGTATTTAGCGAATTTTGAGGAGCACAACCGCATCAATGTTACGTTTAAGCATATAGGGCGTGACAAACGAATTCCTGAAGAGTATGAAGTAGCGTTGTTTCGCATGGTGCAAGAAGGGGTGCAAAATGCCTACAAACATGCAGAGTCAACAGAAATCAAAGTCAAAATTGAAATCAAGCCAACTAAGGTTATAATTATCATTAAAGACGATGGAAAAGGCTTTGATACAAAGAATTTAAAAGAAGGCACATTTGGTTTGATGGGAATGAAGGAACGGGTCAACATGCTTAAAGGGGAACTAACAATTCAATCAAAGATCAACGTAGGTACATGCATTTCAATTGTCGTACCGATGTGA
- a CDS encoding YigZ family protein, with product MLPIYQTVKGHGNHEITIQKSRFISYFARATTEAEAQAFIEEIKKKHWNANHNCSAYLIGEQDNIQKANDDGEPSGTAGVPMLEVLKKRQLKDTVVVITRYFGGIKLGAGGLIRAYGGAVSEGLNAVGVVERKLMQVMHAQLDYHWLGKVENELRQSIYQLKQIEYLDQVDVQTYVASDEVDTFTEWMTNLTNGQAKLEKGELVYLESDVK from the coding sequence ATGCTACCTATCTATCAGACGGTCAAAGGACACGGGAACCACGAAATAACGATACAAAAGTCGCGCTTTATCTCCTACTTTGCTCGTGCGACCACAGAAGCCGAAGCTCAAGCATTTATTGAAGAGATCAAAAAGAAGCATTGGAATGCTAACCACAACTGTTCAGCCTACTTAATTGGAGAACAAGATAACATCCAAAAAGCAAATGATGACGGCGAACCAAGCGGAACAGCTGGTGTACCTATGCTCGAGGTCTTAAAAAAACGACAACTGAAAGATACAGTCGTCGTCATCACTCGCTACTTTGGCGGGATTAAATTAGGAGCAGGAGGATTGATTCGTGCCTATGGCGGTGCGGTGAGCGAAGGGTTAAATGCAGTGGGCGTCGTCGAACGCAAGCTCATGCAAGTGATGCATGCCCAACTCGATTACCACTGGCTCGGCAAGGTGGAGAACGAACTAAGACAATCAATCTATCAACTAAAGCAAATCGAATACCTCGACCAAGTCGATGTCCAGACCTACGTCGCATCCGATGAAGTCGACACCTTCACAGAATGGATGACCAATCTAACAAACGGGCAAGCCAAGCTTGAAAAAGGTGAACTTGTGTATTTGGAATCGGATGTTAAGTGA
- the pcp gene encoding pyroglutamyl-peptidase I, producing the protein MKRVLVTGFEPFLSHKENPTQQIVDQLQDRVIGDYQVHGVILPVTFSEAAKIVIDSIDHLKPDAIMMLGLAAGRNRITPERVAINVNDGEVDNDGVKKQDEPIIEGGPAAYFSTLPIRKFIDALTKEQIPASISNTAGTYVCNNIMYQVLHALNDQNRRTPAGFIHVPASHQLALETANVPSLSLHEMVQAVEIMIGELEG; encoded by the coding sequence ATGAAGAGAGTTTTAGTGACGGGATTTGAGCCTTTTTTATCTCATAAGGAGAATCCTACGCAACAGATAGTGGATCAGTTACAGGACCGAGTGATTGGTGATTATCAAGTGCATGGGGTGATTTTGCCAGTGACGTTTTCAGAAGCTGCGAAGATCGTGATCGATTCAATCGATCATCTGAAGCCAGATGCGATCATGATGTTAGGTCTAGCGGCAGGACGAAACCGAATCACACCGGAACGCGTGGCGATTAATGTCAATGATGGGGAAGTAGATAATGATGGCGTAAAAAAACAAGATGAGCCGATTATCGAAGGAGGCCCCGCGGCTTACTTTTCGACGCTCCCAATTAGAAAGTTTATCGATGCGTTGACAAAAGAACAGATTCCAGCAAGCATCTCTAACACCGCTGGAACGTATGTCTGTAACAATATTATGTATCAAGTACTACATGCTTTAAACGATCAGAACAGGAGAACCCCCGCAGGATTCATACACGTACCAGCAAGTCATCAACTCGCCCTCGAAACAGCGAACGTACCAAGTCTGTCGTTACATGAGATGGTACAAGCGGTTGAAATCATGATCGGAGAGTTGGAAGGGTGA
- a CDS encoding Lrp/AsnC family transcriptional regulator — MSKVDEVDYMILHHLQEDGKRSYTEIAKAMNVSEGTVRTRINRMLKDNVFEFIIHMDPNKIGLNVLVIIGISTKLGYQEGIAAKLNQFSEVRFVGAFSGQHDLIMQAYFKSNDDLVYFVNKELGKIEGIISADVNIELKQYKDSFSYITK, encoded by the coding sequence ATGTCGAAAGTAGATGAAGTGGATTATATGATTTTGCACCATTTGCAAGAGGATGGGAAGCGGTCCTATACCGAGATCGCCAAAGCGATGAATGTCAGCGAAGGAACCGTTCGGACACGAATTAATCGGATGCTAAAAGACAATGTGTTTGAGTTCATCATCCATATGGATCCAAATAAAATCGGACTAAACGTTCTAGTCATTATCGGGATCTCAACGAAACTTGGGTACCAAGAAGGGATAGCGGCTAAGCTGAACCAATTTTCAGAGGTTCGATTCGTCGGAGCGTTTTCAGGGCAGCACGATTTGATTATGCAAGCATATTTTAAAAGCAATGACGATCTCGTGTATTTTGTGAATAAAGAGCTTGGAAAAATCGAAGGCATTATTTCTGCTGATGTGAACATTGAGCTAAAACAATACAAGGACTCGTTTTCGTATATTACAAAGTGA
- the opp4C gene encoding oligopeptide ABC transporter permease, translating to MESNTQQVFQPKPPEGKPPVEDQQIIGERRSLLSIIVTKFFQNKLAVFGLIMLTVITLACVLASFIAPHDPAFQDLRNRLAPPSSDFWLGTDHLGRDLFSRMLYGGQVSLYVGFASMIGAVTIGSIIGAVAGYFGGLVDAFLMRLVDIILAFPNIFLLITLVAILQPSINILILVFALLSWTGTARVVRGEFLTLKKREFVLASRTIGMSNTRIIFAQILPNALGPVIVAATLAVGGFILAESALSFFGLGVQAPDASWGNMLTDSQSITIFRNAWWYPTFPGLLILITVLCFNFIGDGLRDALDPRVIEK from the coding sequence ATGGAATCAAATACACAACAAGTTTTTCAACCGAAGCCGCCTGAGGGCAAACCACCGGTTGAAGATCAGCAGATTATCGGAGAACGTCGCTCACTCCTTTCCATTATTGTGACAAAGTTCTTTCAGAATAAGTTAGCTGTCTTTGGATTAATTATGTTAACGGTCATTACACTTGCCTGTGTGCTTGCGTCTTTTATCGCACCACATGATCCAGCGTTTCAAGATTTACGAAATCGTCTAGCTCCACCAAGTTCAGACTTTTGGCTTGGGACGGATCATCTTGGCCGTGATTTATTCAGTCGGATGTTATACGGTGGACAAGTTTCCTTATATGTAGGCTTTGCTTCGATGATTGGGGCTGTTACGATCGGTTCAATTATTGGTGCGGTTGCTGGTTATTTTGGAGGACTAGTCGATGCATTCCTAATGCGTTTAGTCGATATCATCCTAGCATTCCCGAATATCTTTTTACTGATTACCCTTGTGGCGATCTTACAACCGAGCATTAATATTTTAATTCTCGTGTTCGCTTTGCTTTCTTGGACAGGGACGGCGCGTGTCGTGCGTGGAGAATTCCTCACATTAAAGAAACGAGAATTTGTTCTTGCTTCTCGTACGATTGGAATGTCGAACACGCGCATCATTTTCGCGCAAATTTTACCGAATGCACTTGGTCCTGTTATTGTTGCAGCGACACTTGCTGTAGGTGGATTTATCCTTGCTGAGTCAGCACTTAGTTTCTTTGGACTAGGGGTTCAAGCGCCAGATGCTTCATGGGGGAACATGTTGACAGACTCACAAAGTATTACGATATTCAGAAATGCTTGGTGGTACCCAACATTCCCGGGTCTCTTAATCTTAATTACCGTACTATGTTTTAACTTTATCGGAGATGGCTTGCGTGATGCGCTTGATCCGCGTGTAATTGAAAAATAA
- a CDS encoding ABC transporter permease: MTSYIIRRLIMMIPILIGISIISFAIMYAAPGKPAILNLDPEISPEVREAQIERLGLNDPIPVQYVRWVGNVVQGDFGVSYSRKMPVTEMILDRLPNTLLLMATSLFLAAIIAIPFGVISATRQYSLTDYGVTFGSFIGLATPNFWLGIMLIMIFSVQLGWTPVGGVATIGADFSILDRLKHLILPAFVLATADMAGLTRYTRSSMLEVVNQDYIRTARAKGFRERRVIYKHGLRNGLIPVITMFGLMLPTMIGGSAIVESVFGWPGIGKLFIDATFQRDYPVIMAITMFGALLTVIGNLIADILYAVLDPRIEY, encoded by the coding sequence ATGACTAGTTACATCATTAGACGATTGATCATGATGATCCCAATATTGATTGGTATTTCCATCATCTCATTTGCTATCATGTATGCAGCACCAGGTAAACCTGCTATTTTAAATCTTGATCCAGAAATTTCACCAGAAGTACGTGAGGCTCAGATTGAACGACTAGGGTTAAATGATCCGATTCCTGTGCAATATGTACGTTGGGTAGGAAATGTTGTACAAGGGGACTTTGGTGTATCCTATTCACGTAAGATGCCTGTAACGGAAATGATTTTAGATCGTCTTCCAAATACTTTGCTATTAATGGCGACCTCGCTTTTCTTAGCAGCCATTATAGCGATTCCATTTGGGGTTATTTCAGCTACTAGGCAGTATTCTTTAACGGATTATGGAGTGACCTTTGGCTCGTTCATTGGACTAGCCACCCCGAACTTTTGGCTTGGGATCATGTTGATTATGATCTTCTCAGTTCAGCTAGGCTGGACACCAGTTGGCGGGGTTGCAACGATTGGGGCAGACTTCAGTATTCTTGATCGCTTAAAACATTTAATTTTACCAGCTTTTGTTCTAGCTACAGCTGATATGGCGGGTCTAACTCGTTATACTCGTTCAAGTATGTTAGAGGTTGTCAACCAAGATTATATTCGTACAGCACGTGCGAAAGGTTTTAGAGAGCGTCGTGTCATTTATAAGCATGGTTTACGTAATGGCTTAATTCCAGTTATCACAATGTTTGGTTTAATGTTACCGACAATGATCGGTGGTTCGGCGATTGTTGAATCTGTCTTTGGATGGCCTGGAATTGGAAAACTATTTATCGATGCAACATTCCAACGTGATTACCCCGTAATTATGGCGATCACCATGTTTGGCGCATTACTCACAGTAATTGGAAACTTGATAGCGGATATTCTTTATGCAGTATTAGATCCGCGGATCGAGTATTAA
- a CDS encoding peptide-binding protein → MTKKSLLVLLGMVMALMLVLAACGGTDEPASTEDDPADTTETDGETDEGDGEEAAAPGEPQQGGSIVLSTSGEPTTFNPLYSQDSASADVIDLIHATLLSTDEELNLIPSLATDLPEISEDGLEYTYTLNEGVLFHDGEELTAEDVKFTHDIFINPDYTGPRAGDFDTLESVEVVDDYTVKFILSEVDASFDTRSGYGILPKHILEDVAVADLEEHMDYNRNNPIGAGPFVFQDYVDGQYLEVTAHEDYFEGRPYLDKITFRVASDSNAELLMFETGDTDYMILPPTEYATAETYDHGRISSTLALRYDYIGWNNDRPLFQDPKVRQALTMAIDRQLIVDEIMEGRGEVAHVPASPLSWAYPESAPEFNYDPEAAKELLAEAGWEPGADGILEKDGERFSFEMLSNDGNVVRRDIGVIVQQMLGEIGIEVEARQMEWGAFLEQINPPNYDFDAVVLAWGLATDPDPTAIWHSREIENGLNNISYRNDRVDELAASNKKIIDQDERAAVIAEIYEELANDQPYTFLYYPEQHVLLSNRVEGFTHHPRVNMYKVNEWYVTE, encoded by the coding sequence AGTTTGTTAGTGCTACTAGGTATGGTCATGGCGCTTATGCTTGTATTAGCAGCATGTGGCGGTACAGATGAGCCTGCATCAACGGAAGATGATCCAGCAGATACAACAGAAACAGATGGTGAGACAGATGAGGGTGATGGTGAAGAAGCGGCTGCTCCTGGTGAGCCACAACAAGGTGGAAGTATCGTATTAAGTACTTCTGGTGAGCCTACAACATTCAACCCACTTTATTCACAAGATTCTGCGAGTGCAGATGTAATTGATTTAATTCATGCAACTCTTTTATCAACAGATGAAGAATTAAACCTAATTCCATCGTTAGCAACAGACTTACCTGAAATTTCTGAAGACGGTTTAGAGTATACATACACTCTAAACGAAGGCGTTCTTTTCCATGATGGTGAAGAGCTAACTGCTGAAGATGTAAAGTTTACACATGACATCTTTATCAATCCTGATTACACAGGTCCTCGTGCTGGTGACTTTGATACGCTTGAAAGTGTTGAAGTAGTAGATGATTATACTGTTAAATTCATCCTTTCTGAAGTAGATGCAAGTTTTGACACGCGTTCTGGTTACGGAATTCTTCCTAAGCATATCTTAGAAGATGTTGCAGTAGCAGATCTTGAAGAGCATATGGATTACAACCGTAACAACCCAATTGGTGCAGGGCCATTTGTATTCCAAGACTACGTTGATGGTCAATACCTAGAAGTAACAGCTCATGAAGATTACTTCGAAGGTCGTCCATACCTTGATAAAATAACATTCCGTGTTGCTTCAGATTCAAATGCTGAACTTTTAATGTTTGAAACAGGTGATACTGATTACATGATCTTACCACCTACAGAGTACGCAACTGCTGAAACATATGACCACGGTCGTATTTCTTCAACTCTAGCACTACGTTATGACTACATTGGTTGGAACAATGATCGTCCATTATTCCAAGATCCTAAAGTACGTCAAGCTTTAACTATGGCGATTGATCGTCAACTAATCGTTGATGAAATCATGGAAGGTCGTGGAGAAGTTGCTCACGTACCTGCATCTCCACTTAGCTGGGCTTACCCAGAGTCTGCTCCTGAATTCAACTATGATCCAGAAGCTGCTAAAGAACTTTTAGCTGAAGCTGGTTGGGAGCCTGGTGCTGATGGCATCCTAGAAAAAGATGGAGAACGTTTCTCTTTTGAAATGCTTTCTAATGATGGTAACGTTGTTCGTCGTGACATTGGTGTCATTGTTCAACAAATGCTTGGTGAAATCGGTATCGAAGTAGAAGCTCGTCAAATGGAGTGGGGTGCGTTCTTAGAGCAAATCAACCCTCCTAACTACGACTTCGACGCAGTTGTACTTGCTTGGGGTCTTGCAACAGATCCAGATCCAACAGCAATCTGGCATTCTCGTGAAATCGAAAATGGCTTAAACAACATTTCTTACCGCAATGATCGTGTAGATGAGCTTGCTGCTTCTAACAAGAAAATCATCGATCAAGATGAGCGTGCTGCTGTCATCGCAGAAATCTATGAAGAACTCGCTAATGACCAGCCTTACACGTTCTTATACTACCCAGAGCAACATGTACTTCTAAGCAACCGTGTGGAAGGCTTCACACATCACCCACGTGTTAACATGTACAAAGTTAACGAGTGGTACGTAACTGAGTAA